In a single window of the Acinetobacter tibetensis genome:
- a CDS encoding methyl-accepting chemotaxis protein → MGFKLKKKNAGESTNRSGGNALVAKFQSQTEQFSRVFGDSEKSKPLILGAAFCIILALFLLLYLFYSVPRNNEFTRSLGDLRLLSQTISRQATEATASGTPEAIKKLTDSQKTFAENLETVNDIHASTPALREVDAQWKKVSDNIDLIASQQKIINQLYDTNIAISESIPGIQAEYNLMVDQMARQNMPSSQVVIAKNQVFIAERILRSINSVLTGTTNSSASADDFSADTETFGSYLNAQINGSAELGVQQIAEPALRESLDGIKAEYDEVLKSAAATVLKNSTQIVKVRQASSSIFEQSDALLTNLNKLSGGTGWSIAIPALGLILALIGFLFCVFKLLVLRGEADKVRVSRLQEEYDRNQNAILRLLDEIADLADGDLRSYATVSEDFTGAIADSINFAIDQLRELVSRITETSAEVAHYTQNTQVITNQLAEASEHQAQEIAGASAAINEMAMSIDQVSANASESATVAERSVQIATNGAEVVNRSIEGMDIIREQIQETSKRIKRLGESSQEIGNIVALINDIADQTNILALNAAIQASMAGEAGRGFAVVADEVQRLAERSASATKQIETLVKTIQTDTNEAVISMEQTTSEVVRGANLSKDAGVALDEIQNVSGNLAKLIASISDAAKLQSASAGHIATTMNVVQEITSQTTTATFDTARSVSELANMAESLRESVTDFKLPE, encoded by the coding sequence ATGGGCTTTAAGCTAAAAAAGAAAAATGCAGGTGAAAGTACCAACCGTTCAGGTGGTAATGCTTTAGTAGCAAAATTTCAATCACAGACGGAACAGTTTTCACGTGTATTCGGTGACAGTGAAAAGTCCAAACCATTAATTTTGGGTGCAGCATTTTGTATCATCTTGGCCCTATTCCTTCTGTTATATCTATTCTATAGCGTACCGCGTAATAATGAATTTACGCGTAGTTTGGGTGACTTACGTTTATTATCTCAAACGATTTCACGCCAAGCGACAGAAGCAACTGCTTCAGGTACGCCAGAAGCGATTAAAAAATTGACAGATTCGCAAAAGACGTTCGCTGAAAACCTTGAAACAGTGAATGATATTCATGCGAGTACTCCAGCACTACGTGAAGTAGATGCACAATGGAAAAAAGTTTCTGACAATATTGATTTAATTGCTTCACAACAAAAAATCATTAATCAGTTATATGACACTAACATTGCGATCAGTGAAAGTATTCCAGGTATTCAGGCTGAATATAACTTGATGGTTGACCAAATGGCACGTCAAAATATGCCAAGTAGTCAGGTTGTTATTGCGAAAAACCAGGTGTTTATTGCAGAACGTATTTTACGTTCGATTAACTCGGTATTAACAGGTACGACTAACTCAAGTGCATCAGCAGATGACTTTAGTGCAGATACTGAAACGTTTGGTTCGTATTTGAATGCACAAATTAATGGTAGTGCAGAACTGGGTGTACAACAGATTGCAGAACCTGCTTTACGTGAATCTTTAGATGGGATTAAAGCGGAATATGATGAAGTATTAAAATCTGCGGCAGCAACAGTTTTAAAGAACTCCACGCAAATTGTAAAAGTACGTCAAGCTTCTTCTTCAATTTTTGAACAATCAGATGCATTGTTAACAAACTTAAACAAGCTATCTGGTGGTACAGGCTGGTCAATTGCAATTCCTGCCTTGGGTCTAATTCTGGCACTGATTGGCTTCTTATTCTGCGTATTTAAATTACTGGTACTTCGTGGTGAAGCCGATAAGGTTCGTGTATCACGTTTACAAGAAGAATATGACCGTAACCAGAATGCGATTTTACGTTTACTTGATGAAATTGCCGACTTAGCAGATGGTGACTTACGTTCATATGCAACGGTATCTGAAGATTTTACAGGCGCAATTGCCGACTCGATTAACTTCGCGATCGACCAATTACGTGAGTTAGTTTCGCGTATTACTGAAACTTCAGCAGAGGTTGCACACTATACGCAAAATACTCAGGTCATTACTAACCAGCTAGCCGAAGCTTCTGAGCATCAGGCACAAGAAATTGCAGGTGCCTCTGCCGCAATTAATGAAATGGCAATGTCAATTGACCAAGTATCTGCCAACGCTTCTGAATCGGCTACGGTAGCAGAACGTTCAGTACAGATTGCAACCAATGGTGCAGAAGTCGTAAACCGTTCAATCGAAGGTATGGATATCATTCGTGAGCAGATTCAAGAAACATCAAAACGTATTAAGCGTTTGGGTGAGTCATCTCAAGAGATTGGTAACATTGTTGCCCTGATTAACGATATTGCAGACCAAACAAACATCTTGGCATTAAACGCAGCCATTCAGGCATCTATGGCGGGTGAAGCTGGTCGTGGTTTCGCGGTTGTAGCCGATGAAGTACAGCGTCTTGCGGAACGTTCTGCCTCTGCAACCAAGCAGATTGAAACACTGGTAAAAACCATTCAAACAGATACCAACGAAGCCGTTATTTCAATGGAGCAAACCACTTCGGAAGTTGTCCGTGGTGCGAACTTGTCTAAAGATGCGGGTGTTGCACTGGATGAGATTCAAAACGTATCGGGTAACTTGGCAAAACTGATTGCGAGCATTTCGGATGCAGCAAAACTGCAATCGGCATCAGCGGGTCATATTGCAACCACGATGAACGTTGTACAAGAAATTACGTCACAGACCACAACAGCGACTTTCGATACAGCACGTTCGGTTTCTGAACTTGCCAATATGGCAGAATCTCTGCGTGAATCTGTAACGGACTTCAAACTACCTGAATAA
- a CDS encoding hybrid sensor histidine kinase/response regulator, with protein sequence MKEILKNLVDTTTLPEDSYLEQDAEILEIFVEEIEEIFEELDTVFEQWLANPSDQDTLTTIRRHFHTLKGSGRMVGAKSAGEVAWAVEDTLNRVIFGSVPLELKIQKFAEMVYRVFQFKLYPQFKSVKPIEIDLRPLVLLGQELQQGRSIEPALEELLSLADRLRSSDDLTGLELGASQADIALVEEELSTESSDLQEETTSIFIEEAEEHLATIDHFLKQEAGEVPDYNGLIRALHTLRGSSSMAHIQQIFDASSKVENLFKTLLQEEIVSTSNETVLLIQYAEFMRDFLHILRQGKVENLSQVDQTFNQAWENYGFNQEEFESSANPQGLVSQLIELDIDLLLDAELEFEKRIKNEFPTYVEHLSQKANLLAEHTNNRASQGIHDFIQILDKCYQTLLAKPTLLNIDYAYELFAQAHQEFIYLFDTLAAGQRISLSAPAEQVLQNLTAFVQQDLEIFDPVEENLSVENTSELEADLTTESGHQVAAVNFATLSKRLHSDAKLVDVDEANRQFDEDLLDIFLEEADELLMGMDQDVHTWSSDQSNTAALNNLMRYLHTLKGGANMIQATHIGLIAHELETIYERIINQQIQASPALIQIVRLVQDNIADRIQTIREEKVDYPAPEAIDILNNIQALVAGSVVSTATEVVAEQKLPAVEQVVAYEATTIEPPVVQPVHAEVSPFEEEPETSDWVEPVSQSNIVEPSLQVESLVLDESVRSIVEETFYEEAAEIFDTMEKLLRNWSEQRSDRSLLLQLQRAAHSLKGGARMAEIEPVGAIAYRLESAFEQFAVHHFNSNVYDPLLQTTITWLRHAIFDHDYTNFDSLKAGLEAIEYADVTVQLPSRNNSSYTQITAPSFEFIQGDGAEPPAMMGEWESFGANDQSNEMIRISADLIEKMIDLSGENSINRSRIEMDLGQLGNTLNEMELAIKRLADQLRRMEGELESQIIAKHGSEVGRYADFDPLEMDQYSSLNQLSKSLAESASDLVDFKSTLAEKIRDTEGLLLQQSRIQAEIQEGLMRTRLVPFSRLLPRLQRIVRQTASTLNRPAELIVNNTEGELDRTILERLVTPLEHMLRNAVDHGIEDPAQRQSANKPEIGKIELNISRQGTDVVVEFHDDGKGIDVNRIKEKAMSLGLMKADQLLEKEEILQFIFHPGFSTAQQITQISGRGVGLDVVQSSIKALGGHVTVDSTLGKGTSFSIRVPTTVAVSDALMVKSGDQQFALPLAHIERIVRIAPATLETYFNSKEDYFKIDNQSYKLRYISEFVSSQPLPRLSSIAHSLPVLLIKGNSGQTIALLVDQLIGSRAQIVVKPIGQQFAAIGAITGATILGDGQVCLILDGQNIARQVQTTQRVKHGHDQRDSYRYSDTRRLIMIVDDSVTVRKVTSRLLERQGYDVVTAKDGVDAIEQLENVKPDLMLLDIEMPRMDGFEVTNLVRHHEVHKQLPIIMITSRTGEKHRERAFSLGVTHYMGKPFQESELLNNIESLLTVKQG encoded by the coding sequence ATGAAAGAAATATTAAAAAATTTAGTCGATACGACAACGCTTCCAGAAGATAGTTATCTTGAACAAGATGCTGAAATTCTAGAGATCTTTGTAGAAGAAATTGAAGAAATTTTTGAAGAATTAGATACTGTTTTTGAGCAGTGGTTAGCAAATCCTTCTGATCAGGATACTTTAACGACCATTCGACGCCATTTTCACACTTTGAAAGGCTCGGGTCGTATGGTGGGGGCAAAGTCTGCTGGTGAAGTGGCTTGGGCTGTCGAAGATACTTTAAATCGTGTTATTTTTGGTTCTGTTCCTTTAGAGCTTAAGATCCAGAAATTTGCAGAAATGGTTTATCGTGTTTTTCAGTTCAAGCTTTATCCGCAGTTTAAATCGGTCAAACCGATAGAAATTGATTTAAGACCTTTGGTTCTATTGGGGCAAGAGCTACAACAAGGTCGATCAATTGAGCCTGCACTTGAAGAGTTATTATCTTTAGCGGATCGACTCAGATCTTCGGATGATTTGACTGGACTGGAATTGGGTGCTTCTCAAGCAGATATTGCCTTGGTGGAAGAAGAGCTATCTACCGAATCTAGCGATTTGCAAGAAGAGACTACTTCAATTTTCATTGAAGAAGCGGAAGAACATCTTGCAACGATTGATCACTTCTTGAAACAAGAAGCTGGCGAAGTGCCTGATTATAATGGGTTGATTCGTGCCTTGCATACTTTGCGAGGTAGTTCATCTATGGCGCACATCCAGCAAATTTTTGATGCCAGTTCAAAAGTTGAGAATTTATTTAAGACGCTTTTACAAGAAGAGATTGTTTCAACTTCAAATGAAACAGTATTACTCATTCAGTATGCAGAATTTATGCGAGACTTTTTGCATATTCTACGTCAGGGTAAAGTCGAAAATTTAAGTCAAGTTGATCAAACTTTTAATCAAGCATGGGAAAATTACGGCTTTAATCAAGAAGAGTTTGAATCTAGTGCAAATCCACAAGGTTTAGTATCACAATTAATTGAATTGGATATTGATCTGTTATTGGATGCAGAGCTCGAATTTGAAAAACGGATTAAAAATGAATTTCCTACTTATGTCGAGCACTTAAGTCAAAAAGCAAATTTACTCGCGGAGCATACCAATAATCGTGCTTCACAGGGGATTCATGATTTTATTCAGATTTTAGATAAATGTTATCAAACGCTTTTAGCTAAACCGACATTACTCAATATTGACTATGCTTATGAGTTATTTGCTCAGGCGCATCAAGAATTTATCTATCTGTTTGATACTTTAGCTGCGGGGCAGCGCATAAGTTTATCTGCACCAGCAGAGCAAGTGCTTCAAAACTTAACGGCATTTGTACAGCAAGATCTGGAGATTTTTGATCCAGTTGAAGAAAACCTATCTGTAGAAAATACTTCTGAGCTTGAAGCAGATTTAACAACCGAATCTGGTCATCAGGTCGCTGCCGTTAACTTTGCGACTTTGTCAAAACGCTTGCACAGTGATGCGAAATTAGTGGATGTCGATGAAGCCAATCGACAATTTGATGAAGACCTGTTGGATATCTTCCTCGAAGAAGCTGATGAGTTGCTGATGGGGATGGATCAGGATGTTCATACATGGAGCAGTGATCAATCTAATACGGCGGCATTGAATAATTTAATGCGCTATTTGCATACCCTAAAGGGTGGTGCAAACATGATTCAAGCGACGCATATTGGTTTAATTGCACATGAATTAGAAACCATTTATGAGCGTATTATTAATCAGCAAATTCAAGCATCTCCTGCTTTGATTCAGATTGTTCGTTTGGTTCAAGACAACATTGCCGATCGTATTCAAACGATTCGAGAAGAAAAAGTTGATTATCCAGCTCCAGAAGCGATTGATATTTTAAATAATATTCAAGCTTTGGTTGCGGGATCTGTGGTATCTACAGCTACAGAGGTGGTTGCAGAACAAAAACTGCCTGCTGTTGAGCAGGTGGTTGCATATGAAGCTACGACCATTGAACCGCCAGTTGTACAGCCTGTGCACGCGGAAGTCAGTCCATTTGAAGAAGAACCTGAAACTTCCGATTGGGTTGAACCAGTATCACAATCGAACATTGTTGAGCCATCACTTCAAGTTGAATCTTTAGTACTTGATGAGAGTGTACGCTCAATTGTTGAAGAAACTTTCTACGAAGAAGCCGCAGAAATTTTCGATACCATGGAAAAGTTACTGCGGAATTGGTCCGAGCAGCGTAGTGATCGTAGTTTATTGCTTCAATTGCAACGTGCAGCACATAGCCTTAAAGGTGGTGCGCGCATGGCTGAAATTGAGCCAGTAGGGGCTATTGCATATCGTTTAGAAAGTGCTTTTGAACAGTTTGCAGTTCATCACTTCAATTCAAATGTTTATGATCCATTACTACAAACCACGATTACATGGTTAAGACATGCAATTTTTGACCATGATTATACTAATTTCGATAGTTTAAAAGCGGGCTTGGAAGCAATTGAATATGCAGATGTCACTGTTCAATTGCCAAGCCGTAATAACTCTAGCTACACGCAGATTACTGCGCCAAGCTTTGAATTTATTCAAGGGGATGGAGCAGAACCACCTGCAATGATGGGCGAGTGGGAAAGCTTTGGAGCCAATGATCAATCAAATGAGATGATTCGAATTTCAGCTGATTTGATTGAGAAGATGATTGATTTGTCGGGCGAAAATTCGATTAACCGTTCACGTATTGAAATGGACCTTGGTCAATTAGGCAATACATTGAATGAAATGGAATTGGCGATTAAGCGTCTTGCAGACCAGTTACGTCGAATGGAAGGTGAATTAGAGTCACAAATTATTGCCAAACATGGCAGTGAAGTTGGTCGATATGCTGACTTTGACCCATTAGAAATGGACCAATATTCATCGTTAAATCAGTTGTCTAAATCCTTGGCGGAATCTGCTTCGGACTTGGTCGATTTCAAGAGTACTTTGGCTGAAAAAATTCGTGATACGGAAGGTTTATTATTACAACAATCTCGTATTCAGGCCGAAATTCAAGAAGGCTTAATGCGAACACGCTTGGTGCCTTTCTCGCGTTTATTACCTCGTTTGCAACGTATTGTGCGCCAGACAGCTTCAACGCTAAACCGACCTGCTGAGTTAATTGTCAACAATACTGAAGGGGAACTGGATCGTACTATTCTTGAGCGTTTAGTGACCCCGCTTGAGCATATGTTACGAAATGCTGTCGACCATGGTATTGAAGACCCTGCACAGCGTCAGTCGGCAAACAAGCCTGAAATTGGAAAAATTGAACTCAATATTAGCCGTCAAGGCACAGATGTTGTAGTCGAATTCCATGATGATGGTAAAGGGATTGATGTAAATCGAATCAAAGAAAAAGCGATGTCTTTAGGTTTGATGAAAGCTGATCAATTACTTGAAAAAGAAGAGATTCTACAGTTTATTTTCCATCCAGGTTTCAGTACAGCGCAGCAGATTACCCAAATTTCTGGACGTGGTGTTGGTTTGGATGTCGTGCAAAGCTCGATTAAAGCGTTGGGTGGTCATGTCACTGTAGACTCAACACTTGGAAAAGGAACAAGTTTTAGTATCCGCGTTCCAACCACTGTGGCTGTAAGTGACGCCTTAATGGTGAAATCTGGCGATCAGCAATTCGCACTTCCTTTGGCGCACATTGAGCGTATTGTTCGAATTGCACCAGCAACTTTGGAAACTTACTTTAATAGTAAAGAAGATTATTTCAAGATTGATAACCAAAGCTATAAGTTACGTTATATTTCGGAATTTGTTTCCAGTCAGCCTTTACCGCGCTTAAGCAGTATTGCTCATTCGTTGCCTGTGCTGTTAATTAAGGGCAATAGTGGTCAAACCATTGCCTTATTGGTTGATCAGTTGATTGGATCACGTGCACAAATTGTGGTGAAACCAATCGGTCAGCAATTTGCTGCAATTGGTGCAATTACTGGTGCAACCATTCTGGGTGATGGTCAGGTGTGTTTGATTCTGGATGGTCAAAATATTGCCCGTCAAGTGCAAACGACACAACGTGTGAAACATGGACATGACCAACGTGATTCATACCGTTACAGTGATACACGTCGTTTAATTATGATTGTGGATGACTCGGTTACAGTACGTAAAGTGACCTCACGCTTGTTAGAACGACAAGGTTATGATGTGGTCACTGCAAAAGATGGTGTTGATGCTATAGAGCAGTTAGAAAACGTCAAACCAGATTTAATGCTACTGGACATTGAAATGCCACGTATGGATGGATTTGAAGTGACGAACTTGGTTCGCCATCATGAAGTTCATAAGCAATTGCCAATTATCATGATTACATCACGTACAGGTGAAAAGCATCGTGAACGCGCATTTAGTTTGGGTGTAACTCATTATATGGGCAAACCATTCCAAGAGTCTGAATTGTTGAATAACATTGAAAGTCTTTTGACTGTGAAACAGGGGTAA